AGAACGAGCCCCAGCCGCCGTGGTGGACCACGGCGGAGCACGTCGGCAGCAGCGTGCTGAGCGCCACTTCGCTGACGGCCAACACGTTGGCGGGCAGGTCGTCCAGTTCCTCGGCCTGTTCGGGCATGAGGGCCGCGACGATGTCGGCGTCCAGCCGCGACATGGCGCGCAGCAGGTTCGCGACGTCGACGTAGTCTCCGCCGTAGGCCTCGGTGTTGGTGCGGCCCAGAGTGACGCAGACGCGGGGCCGTTTGGGCTCCTCGCGCAGCCATTCCCACTGCACCGCGGGGCCGTTGTGGGGCACGTACCGCATCGAGACCTGGTGCAGTTCGCTCGGCGGGCGCAGGCTCGGCGGCAGGGTGTCGAGGGTGAACTGCCCGTTGAGCAGTTCTTCGTCGCACCGCACCCCGTAGGCGCGTCCGCGTTCGTCGATCCAGTCGGCCAGCGGGTCGGCGCGCTGGTCCTCGGCCACGTCCCGGGCCAGTTCGACGAACGTGGCGCGGGCCTGGCCGTAGACGTCCGCGGACCACAGCAGGCGTGCGTGCGCGGCGCCGCAGGCTCGCGCGGCGATGCCGCCCGCGTAGGCGATCGGATCGTGCACCACGAGGTCGGGCCGCCAGTCCCGCGCGAGTGCGACGAGGTCGTCGAGGATCGGGTCGTTGTAGCGGGCGAACCCGTACGGGACGCTGACGGCGTACCGCTCGACCAGGCTCGCGTGGTCGACGTCGCCGTATCCGAGGCGGCTCCAGTTCGCCACGTCCGCGTCCTGCGACTCACGGGCCATGGCCATGTCGTGGTGGAGGTGGTGGTCCGTGCCGATCGGCGCGGCCACCAGTCCGGTGCGGGTGACCGTCTCGTTCAGCGACGGCGCGTTGGCCATCAGCACCTCGTGCCCAGCGGCCGTCAGGGCCCAGGCCAGCGGCACCATCGTGAAGACGTGCGACTTCTCCGGCAGGCCGGCGAACAGGACGCGCATGGGTTCCTCTCCTCATCGGTTCCGTGCGGGTGGCCCGGGGCGGCGCTCAGGCCGTCCGCTCCCGGTCGTCCGCCACTGAGATGGCGCTCATCGGGCAGGACTCGGCGGCCTCCCGCACGGCGGAGACCTGTGCGGCCGCGGGTCGCTCGACCAGCAGCAGGGCCGATCCGTCGTCGTCCTGGTCGAAGACCTCGGGGGCGATGAACGCGCACTGGCCGGCGCCGATGCACTTGTCGTGGTCGATCGCGATGTCCATGCGGGCCTCCTGCGCGCTCGCCGATCCGATGGGTTGCCTGGGCGAGCCCATCTTGCGGTGTGCTGCGGGGGATCGACCGGGCACGGACCGCTGTCTGGGATTTCCTCCAGAGATTCGGCCGTGGCAAAGGACGCGGGAGCCGGGACACAGGCGGCCGTGCCGGCCGGTACGCGGTGAATCCCTAGACTGCGCGGCCCGCTCTGGCCCCGCGCCGCGCCGCCGTGCTGGAGTGGCCGGGCGATCGGACAGCGGCGCCGACGAGCGTACGAGGCCCGCGCGACCGTCGTACGACATCTGCGAAAGGGGAATCCGGGTGGCGCAGCAAGGCACCTCGGACGTGCTCGATTCGACACCCGGGGGCGAGTTCCGGCTCGAACGCCCGCCGGGCGTCGAACCCGACGGCGGCGTCGCGTTGCTGGCCTGGGCGGCGCGGATGCGCGAGGAGCAGCCGGTGTGGCGGGACGGCAGCGGCAATGTGCACGTGTTCCGCCACGCGGACGTGCAGCGGATCCTCGCCGACACGGCGACGTTCTCCTCGGACACGGTGGGCCGGCTGTCGGGCGGTGAGAAGCAGGCCCCGAGGGGCACGCTGCTGCTCCTGGACCCGCCGCTGCACGGCAAGATGCGCCGTCTGGTCAGCCGGGCGTTCACCCCGGGCCTGATCACCGGCCTCGAGCCGTGGATCACGGAACTGACCGGTCAACTGCTGGACGCCGCCCCCGTGGACGCCTTCGATCTCGTGGACGTCCTGGCCAACCCGCTGCCGGTGACGGTCATCGCGCGCATGCTGGGCGTCCCGACGGAGGACCGCGACAGGTTCCAGGGCTGGGCGGACCAACTGCTGTCCACCGATCCGGACGATCCCGAGAGCGTGCGCCGGATGGAGGAGACCGCGGTCACCATCTCCGCCTACCTCCAGGGCTTCATCGAGGCCCGGCGGGGGGAGCCGAGCGGCGATCTGCTGAGCACCCTCGTCGCGGCCGAACTCGACGGCGAGCGGCTGGAGGACGAGGACATCGCGAGTTTCGCGACGCTGCTGCTGCTCGCCGGGCACATCACCACGTCGGTCCTCGTCGGCAACGCGCTGCTGTGCCTGGACCGCGATCCGCAGCTGCTGGAACGGGTGCGTGCGGACCGTTCGCTGATACCGGCGGTGATCGAGGAAACGCTGCGGCTGCGCCCGCCGTTCACCCGGATCGAGCGGGTCACCACGACCGCGGCGACCGTCGCCGGGACGGATGTCGGACCCGACACCCTCGTCCATCTGTGGCTGCTGTCCGCCAACCGCGACGAACGGGTCTTCGAGGACGCGGACGCGTTCCGCCCGGACCGTTCCAACGCCCGGCAGGCCGCGTTCGGTCACGGCATCCACTACTGCATCGGGGCGCCGCTGGCCCGGCTCGAGGGCCGGATCGCCCTCGACGCCCTGCTGGACAGGTACGTCCGCATCGGCGTCGATCCCGCGGTGCGGCTCAGCTGGCACGGGACCAACGTCTTCGGCGCCCGGCACCTGCCCCTGCGTGTGCACCACGCCTGAGGCGGCGGCCCACGTCCCTCCCCCAAGCCCCCAGTCCCGGCCCCTCTCACGACGGAGCGACCCCATGAAGACCAGGCCCGACCCGCCCGTGATCCCCTCGGAACGGGGCAGGTGCCCGTTCGACCCGCCCGCCGAGTACGCGCGGCTGCGCGCCGAGCAGCCGGTCAGCCCGGTCACCTTCGAGGTGGCGCCGAAGGACACCTCGGGCTGGCTGGTGACCCGGCACGACCTGGTCCGGCAGATCCTCGCCGACGACCGCTTCAGCCACCGGAACGAGTTGCTGGCGCATGTGGTCGCGCCGCCGTTCCCGATGACCGAGTACGCGCCGCAGCCCTCCCCGCCCGGCTCGTTCGCGAAGATGGACGCCCCCGACCACACCAAGTACCGGCGGCTGCTGGCAGGGCACTTCACGCTGCGGCGCATTCAGCAGTACGAGCCGCAGCTGACGCGCATCGTGGACGGGGCGCTGACGGAGATGGCCGCCGAAGGCTCCCCCGTCGACCTGGTCACCGGCTTCGCGGAGAAGGTCAGCCTGCGCTCGGTGTGCTCGTTGATGGACGTCTCGCCGGAACTGATGGACGGCATCCAGGAGCACTTCTCGGCACTGATGACCCTCACCTACACGCTGGAGGAGTTCATCCACCACGTGGAGTCGATGGACGGGCTCATCCGGCCGATGGTGCGGGAGCGGACGGCAGAGCGGGGCGAGGACTTCTTCGGCCGGCTGGCGGCGACCGGTGAGCTGACCGAGGACGAACTGGTCAACCTCGCCGTCCTCACCCTGGGCGGCTCGCTCGACACCACGCCGAACATGCTGTCCCTCAGTGTCTTCGCCCTGCTGGAGAACCCGGACCAGCTGGCCCTGCTGCGGGAACGGCCGGAGCTGTACGAGACCGGCGCGGTGGACGAGCTGCTGCGCTATCTGACGATCTCCCAGATGGGTTCCAGCCGGTGCGCGCTGGAGGACGTGGAGATCGGCGACACCGTGATCAGGGCGGGTCAGACGGTGGTCCTGGCGCTGCCCGCCGCCAACCGCGACCCCGAGGTCTTCACCGACCCCGATCGGCTCGACGTCACCCGCGTCCCCCGCAAACACCTCGCGCTGGGCTTCGGCGCGCACCAGTGCCTGGGTCAGCACCTGGCGCGGGCCAGCCTGCGCATCGGACTGCGCGCCCTGTTCGAACGCTTCCCCTCGCTGCGGCTCGCGGCGCCGGCCGGGGAGGTACCGCTGCGCGACCGGGCCGTGCACTACGGCGTGGACCGACTGCTCGTGTCCTGGAGCTGACGGCCGTGGCTCGGAAGGACTCCGCGCACCGCGCGGCGAGGAAGGGCCTGCCCGCGTTCCGCACCGCCGTCGACAGCCGGGTGGAGCGGGTGCACACCGTGCGGGCCGGCGCGGCCGACGGCGCACGGATCCGGCTGACCGGCTACGACCTGCTGACCGGTCCGTGGTACACGCCGCTGACGTTCTTCTACCGCGGCACCCTCGACGGCGCGGCGCTGCGCGACTCGCTGGCGCGCACGCTGCGCCGCTACCCCCTGCTCGCGGGGCGTCTGGAGCGGGACGCGGACGGCGGACTGAGCGTGCTCTGCAACGACGCGGGCGTCCGGTTCACCGAGGCGTTCTGCCCCGACCCGATGCGCGAGTTCGGCCACGGCCTGCGCGCCGAGCCCGTCATCGGGAAGTTGCTGCGCGAAGTGAGCGCGTTCGGCGTGGTGGGCCGGGACACGCCGCTGCTGAAGATACGACTGACCCGGATGGCGGGCGGCGGCTCCGTTCTCGGCGTGCTCGTCAACCACAGCCTCGCGGACGGCGGCAGCACCCTCGCCTTCCTGGAGAGCTGGTCGCGCGAGCACCTCGGGACGCCGTGGGAAGAGCCCAGTCACGACCGCGCGGCGCTGGACGGGCTCGGTCGGCTGTCCACGGACTCCGCCACCCTCGATGCGCGGGCGTTCGTGGGTGTGGGCAGGGTCCGACACCTGACGACCACACTGCGGGTGGGCGTCAACAAGCTGGCGACCGTCACGACCCGGTTCGGGGCGGCGGAACTGGCCGCGCTCAAGGCGGAGGCCCAGCGGACCCTGCCCGGACCGGACGCGTGGGTGTCGACGAACGACGCGCTCACCGCGCACCTTTGGCAAGTACTGAGCGAACTGCGGGGCCGTCCGGCCGACGCCGTGGAGTGGCTCGGGCTGATCGTCGGCGCGCAGAGCCGGCTGGGCGACGCCCTGCCGTCCTCCTACTGGGGCAACTGCGTCAGCAACAGCTGGACCTCGCTCGACGCCGCCCGGTTGCGCGAGTCACCGCTGGGAGTCGTGGCGAGGGACGTGCGGCGCTGCCTGGAGAGCAACACCGAGGACAAGATCCGCGACGAGATCGCCTTCCTCGGCTCCTACCGGCGCAAGGGCGTGTCCCGGCACGTGATGTCGGTGCGAGCCCCCGACGTGTCGACGACGTCCCTGTCGGTCAACAACTGGTCGCAGTTCCCGTTGTACCGGATCGACCTCGGCGCCGGACGCCCCTTCTGGTACGAGTTCCCCGACCTGCCGGTACCGACGGTGCACATCGCGCCCACGCCCGAGGAGGACGCCGGACGGGACGTGTACCTGTGCCTGCCCGAGGCCGAAGCCGCTGTGGCGGACACCGCGCCGTGGCGGGAGCGGCTGCACACCCGCAGCGGGACGTCCGTCGGATCGTGACGCCGGCCGGCCGCGCGCCGTCATCAGCCCTGACCCGATCCGGGCCCGAAAAGGCCCGGACGGCCAAAACGGCACAGAAGGCCACGGACGGACACGGACGGGATGAAGGCACAGCTAGGGGAAAAGAGTGATCCAGGCTTTCTACCGGCCCGGTTTACGCGAGGATGGCTCATCGGGAGGGGTTCCACGTGTCAGTGCCGGTCTTCACGACCGGTCCTGCGGGGCGTGGGCACGGGTCCCGGTCGCCACCGGCGCTCCGGGAGAGAGGTACAGGGTGGATGACCGCTGTGCACGGGAGCGTTACCCGCGAACGGCAGCAGAGGGGGCCGGGCCCGGAGCCGGTGGAGCGTGAGGGCGAACTCGCCCTCCTCGTCGAGCTCACGCGGCGCACCGCGGCCGGCGACCCCGCTCTGGTCATGCTCGAAGGCCCGGACGGCATCGGCAAGACGACCCTGCTCCGCGCTCTGGTCGCCCAGGCACGGGCCGAGGGTCTGCGCGTGGTCCACACCACAGCTGGGCAGGAGGGCGAGCGGCTGCCCCTGAGCACTGCCCACACCCTGCTGGCCGGCCTCGACGCGGGCGCGGGCCTGATGCCCCTGACCGCATGGGCGCATCCGCCTGACGCCTCCGGCGCGAACGCGCGGTTGCGGGAGCTTCCCTGCTATGACGTCGACGGCTCGACCCTGTCCTTCGGCGTACTCGCCGAACTGCACGAAGTGGTCCGGTCCGCCGCGGCCGAGAGCCCATTGGTCATCGTGGTGGACGACGCGGAGGAGGCCGACACCGCGTCGCTGCGCTTCCTCGCGCACACCGCGCGCCGCCTGGCGGGTCTGCCGGTGCTGCTGGCGCTCGCCCGTCGCAGCGGCGCCGACGAGCCGGCCCTCAACGACGTGGCAGCCCTCCCTCTGTGCCGGCTGGTGCGGCCGCGTCCCCTGACGAGTGAGGGAATCGGCCTGCTGACGCTGCGGCTGCTCGGCTCGGAGACCGACGCGGCCTTCCAGGAGTCGTGTCTGGCGGCCACCAACGGCAACCCCCTGCTGGCGACGCGACTCCTGACGGCGCTGCGCGAGGAGCGGCTGCCGCTCACCGCCGACCATGTCGCCTCCGTGCCCGGACAGGACATCCACGCGTTCCGCCTGCGCGCGGCGGGTCTGCTGCACCGGCACCCCGCGGCCACCGTCCAGGCCGCCCGGGCCCTGGCCGTGCTCGGGGACAGGGTCACACCGGAGAACGGCGCCCGCCTCGCCCTGCTGGACAGCCCGGTCTTCGCCCGCTCCCTGCTCGCCCTCGTCTCCGACGGGCTCGTCACGTCGAACAGCGACGGAAGCTGGTCCTTCTCCCACGCCCTGCTGCGCGACGTCGTCCTCGGCGACATGTCCGACGACGAACGCGACGCCGTGCACGGTCGCGCGGCGCGGTTGCTGCACGACGAGGGGGCGAGCCCCTCGGACGTGGCCGAGCACCTCTGCCACGCGCCGTCCACCGCACATCATCCCTGGGCCGCCGCCGTCCTGCGCGACGCCGCCCGTGAGGCCGTCCTGCACGCCTCACCGGTCCGAGCGGTGGAGCTGCTGCGCGCCTGCGTGCCCGAGGGCACCGAGGAAGCGGGCGACCCGGGCCTGCTCTTCGAACTGGGCGTGGCCGAGATGAGGGTCGACGTCGAGGCCAGCGTCCGTCACCTGACGTCTGCGCTGGACGGGGCGACCGAGCCGAAACTGCGACTCGAGGCCCTCGTCGCGCTCGCCGAGGCACTCACCCTCCAGGGCCAGGTGGCGCGCGCGGCGGGCCTCCTGGCCCGATGCCGTTCCGAAGCGGCCTCGACCGCCTCAGGGGCGGCCGATCCGCAACTGATGGAGGCGCAACTGCTCATCGCGGCCTCCGCCAACCGGGCCGCCTACACCGAACTGCTCCAGACCGTCTCGTTCGACCTATCCCTGCCCGGCGACACTCCCGAGCAACGCGCTCTGCTCGCCACACGGGCCGTCATCTCGGCGTCCCGCATGGACCGCGTCGCCGAAGCCGTCGCGGCCGCCCGCACCGCGATCCGCCGCAGCACGGCGACCACCGACGACCCGGTCTTCCTCGGCGCCGCCGCGTCGGGACTGCTGTACGCGGACCTCCCGCACGAGGCCGATGCGGTCTACCAGAGGCTGGTCATAGGGGCCGACGCGGTGCTCGGCCCGGGCCATCGGAACCTGCTCGCCCTCAGCGCGGAGGCGCACCAGCGACTCGGAGCCCTCGAGCAGGCCTCACGCGCCAGCGCCGCCGCCCTTGCGGGCATCACCGTCGCACGGGCCACCCCGTTCGAGGCCCTGGCGCTCGCCGTGCGCCTTCACACGCTGCTCGACCAGGGCGATCTGGCTCAGGCCGCCCTCCTGGAGGCGGAGATACCCGACCCCGTCCAGGACGACTCCTGGCAGTGGAACGAAGTGGTGAGCGCCCGCGGCCGCCTGTATCTGGCCCAGGAGGACCCCACGCGGGCCCTGGTCCACTTCGAGGAGTGCGCCCGCCGGCAGGCGGGCTGGCAGCGCACCAGCCCGGCTGTCTCGCCCTGGTGGTACTGGGCCGGACGCACCCATCTCGCCCTGGGCGACCGCGCTTCGGCGCTCGCGCTGGCGGAGAGGGCCGTCGCCGACGCCCGGTCCGCGGGCCTGCCGTGCGCGTTGGGCGCGGGACTCGAACTGTGGGCGGCGACGATGAGCGACGACCAGCGGCCGGCCCTCCTGGAGGAGGCCGAACAGGTCCTCACGGGCACCCGGGCCGCCCTGTCGCTCGCCCGGGTCCGGGTCGCCCGGGGCCAGGCGCTCCAGCGGCTCGGGTACAAGAAGGCCGCTCGCGAGGTACTGCGGCAGGGCTGGGAGGAGGCGTACGGCGTCGGTTCCCTGCCCCTCCACACGGTCGCCCACCGGGCGTTGCTCGCCACCGGTGCACGACCGCGCCGTCCCGTGTCCCGAGGACCGGGCGCGCTCACACAGAGCGAGTCGCAGGTCGCTCGCCTCGCGGCCGACGGAAGGTCGAACGCGTACATCGCCGAGACGCTGTTCGTCACGCGTCGAACGGTGGAGGTCCACCTGACCTCGGTCTATCGCAAGCTGGGCCTGACGGGGCGGCGAGAGCTGTGGGACTCGCTGGAGTCGCACGGCTTCCATGACGCCGGGCCCGGGCAGTGACGGCCGCTCGCCGAACCGCTCCGGGCGAGCCCCGAACCCCTGCCGGACGTCATCGGAGTGTGTTCCGCATGACACAACGGGGCAATGTGACGTCCATTCAGGAGAGCACCTCGCAATGGGGTGTTGAAAGCCCGCTTTCCGACGCCCCTCCCTCGCAAGGCGCGGGAGGCGGGCGACGCAGGCATTTCCTGCAATTGCACGCGCGCTGACACAGCCGACCCTCCGACGTTCGCGGACGCAATTCCGCACCGGCCCGGCGCGCCTCCCACCTGGCACGCCGTGCCGTGACGGCCGTGAACGACCGGCTCGCGACGCCATCCGTCCTTGCCCGGCCGGGCTTTATGGAGCCTTCCGCCGGACGACACTTCCGTTTGCCTTCTGCGCCCCCTTGCTGGCGCACCCTTCGCTGTGATCTGCTGAAGCTCAAAGTCGCAAGGGCCATGAGTGAACTTTCGGCACATCTTCTGTATGGGTGACTCCATGTTTTCTCCGCACACCGCCCCTCCGGCTCGCGCCGTAGCCTTTGCCTCGCATCGCCGTCCTGAGCCGACGGTTTCTCCCGGTCCGGGCCACCGATAGCACCCCACGGCCCGGCACAGCGCGTCCCGCGCGCCGGCCGAGACACGCCCGCCCGGTGGTCACCACCCGATCCGCCGGTCCCGGACGGGCACAGCGACCACCCAGCTCCGCCGCCCAGGGCAGCATCCGCGCGCACGAGGGAGTACCAGCACGGTGTTGTTAGAACGTGAGTCCGCCCTCGCACAGGCCACCGCGGCCCTGTGCGCCACGGAGGGCGGACAGGGCTCGCTGCTCGTCGTACAGGGCCCGATGGGAGTGGGCCGGTCGACGTTCCTGGAGTCCATGGCCGCCCTCGGTCGAGACCACGGCTTCGTACTGCTCAGAGCCCAGGCGTCCGCCGCCGAGGAACGGTTCCGGCTCGGCGTGGTGGGGCAGTTGGTGGACTCGCTGCGCGGGATCGCCGTTCCCGACGATCTGGCCCGCCGGCTCCGAGGGACGAACGCCTTCCCGCGCGAGAGCGCATCGGGCGCGGCCCGTGCGGCCGGCGCGCTCCCGGCGGCCCCTCGGTGGTCCGAGCTCAGCCCTCAGCAGGCGCCGTGCTGGCTGGCGACGCTGCTGAACTCCATTTCCGAAGCCCGGCCCACGGTGCTCATGGTGGACGACCTGCACTGGGCGGACACCGGGTCCTTGCAGGCCCTCTCCCTTGCGGTGGCACAACGCGCGCGGCGACGGGTCCTCTTCGTGTTCTCCGTTCTTCCCGGCGACGTACGCGTCAGACGGCCGCACGTACGCGATCTGCTCGCCCCCGAGGAGTGCTCGGCGCAGCCGAACGGCGTCGGGGACCTGGATCGCTCCCGGCACGAGACAGCGGACCGGATCCTGGAGCTGTCGCCACTCGGCCTCAACAGCGTGCGCCTGCTCGTGGAGAAGACCCTCGGCGACGCACCGGACGCGCTGTTCGTGAAAACCGTGGCGGTGCGCTCCGGCGGCAACCCCCTGTTGCTGCAGGCGGTGCTGGACGAGGCCCGGTATCTGAGGCTGCGTCCGACCGCGACGGACGCGGCCGTCGCCGCGACCCTGCGGCCCGAGCGCCTGCGCCGGCGACTCGACGCCTATCTGCGGTCGCAGCCGGACCATGTGCGGCGGTCCGCCTACGCGCTCACCCTGCTCGGCGCCGCCGCGGACGAACACTTCGTGGCCCGCCTCGCCGAACTCGACGAAGGGGGAGGGGCACAGGCTGTCGAAATGCTGCGCCTCGCCGGTCTCGTGGACCAGCGCGCGTGCCGGCTCACCTCGGGGACGATCCTGCGGGACCTGGTGGAAGAGAACATGCCCGCGGAGGAGCGCACCGCCATGCGCGCAGTGACGGCCGAACTCCTGCACCGTACCGGGCATCCGGCCGAGCTCGCCGCGGAGCAGCTGATGGCGGTGATATCCCTGCGCGGCCCGGAAGCGGTGCAGATCCTGCGCACCGCCGCGGACAGCGCGCTGCGCCGCGGTTCGCCCCGGGACTCGGCGCGCTATCTGCGACGCGCCCTCCTCGACTCCTCGCTCTCCGGACAGCACCGGGCGAGACTGCTCGTCGACCTCGCCACCGCCGAGCGCAGTTTCGCGACGGCCGCGGCGCTGCGGCACGTCGTGGAGGCCGCGCCGCTCCTCGAATCCGTACAGGAGCGGGCCGACGCGATGCTGCGGCTGGGGCCCCTCCAGATGGATCCGCCCTCCCTGCGCATCAACGTCATCAGAGCCGCCATCACCGACGAACTGCGTCAGTCGGTCACCGAGGACTGGGTGGAGCGCGAGCTGGTGCTGCGCCTGGAGGCACGCGAGCACATCCTGTCGGCGCAGGATCCCACGCACATCCGACGGGCGCTGCGACGCTTACGCGACCTCGGCCCCTCTCCCCGGCTGGCCACCAAGGGCGAGAGGGAACTGGTCACGTCGCTGATGCACATCGCGTTCGTCGCCAACGCCGTTCCCGCGGAGCAGCTGGCCGGGTGGTGCACCCGGGTGCTGGAGCAGGAGCCGCCCACGCCGGAGCACGTGCACACCACCGCGCCGTTGGCCGTGAACATCCTCGCCGGTGCGGAGCAGACGGCGGGTGCGGCCAACTGGCTGCGTGAGGCGAACCGCCTCGCCCACCGCCGCGGCGGTGACGTGGAACAGGCCGTCATCCGCTGCGAACAGGCCCTGGTCGCCCTCGCCGACGGGCACCGGGCCTACGCCCGGGACAAGATCATCCAGGCCGACGCTCTCGCGGGACCCGAGACCGGCGGGCTGCCCACCGTCTGCGCCGCCGTCCTCTCCATCGTCGCGCTGCACTCCGACGAGCCGGAGCTGGCGGAACAGCTGCTCACCCAGCACCGGCTGCACGCCGAGAACCAGTACCTGACGGCACTCCTGCACATGGCACGAGGCACACTCGCGGCACGCCGTGACGAACCCCGCACCGCGCTGGGCCACTACCGGACCGCGGGCCGGCACACCGAGCAGATCGGCTGGAAGAACCCGGCCGTCCTGCCGTGGTTGTCGTGTGCCGCCCTCATGCACCACCGCCTGGGCGAACACGAAGAGGCCGTGAACGCCGCACAGTCGGAGATGAACAGGGCCCGCGCCTGGGGGTCGACCACCCCGCTGGGGCGTTCCCTGGTCGTCCTCGGGCGGGTCACATCCGGACGAAGGGGCCCCGAGCTGCTCGAGGAGGCCGTCACGGTCCTGGAGAAGGGCAACAACGGATATGAGCTGTTGCGAGGCCTGTACGCTCTCGCAACTCATCCTGACACACGGCGGAACCGAAGATCGACCGCGCTCGGCCGGGCGCACGACCTGTCCCACGAGCATGACGTCCCCGGGCTGACGGAGAAGATTCGCACCAAGCTGACCGAGGGAACGAGGAAATCCAAAAACCACGGCAGTCGGCTGACCCCCTCCGAACTCAGAGTCGCGCGTCTCGCGTCGACAGGCCTCAGCAATTCAGAGATCGCAAGTCAATTGGGCACGTCGTCACGCATGGTGGAGAAACACCTCACGAACTCCTATCGAAAACTCGGCATATCCGGACGGCCGGAGCTGGCCAAAGCACTCAGGAGAGCGGACGCCGAGCAGTCACCCTGACTCGGGCACCGAACGGGCACGCCCCGCAGCAAACTTTGCACACCGCTTCGACTCGTCCCGCGAGCAACCGCCGGAAGCGTTCGGCCACACCACGGCCCGGCGGCGCGTTCGGCTGCCACGAGCAGCCAACCCCTGTTGGTTGAAAGCGAGTTGGTCTTCGGCGGCTCGACAGACGCCGACTCGGGGCGTCCGAACGACCGAACCACCGAACCACAGTGTTTTAGGGCCACGCAAAGGTTTGCTTGACCCACTCCATGCCATATTCCTAGGCTCGACACAGTTGATCAGAGGCACGCAGGAAGGGTCACCGCTCGATCTCCTACCTGCACAAGCAGCACTGTGTCCGATCAAACTCTGCCTTCGGGCAGTAGATCCCCCACATGAGTGCAGAAAGACGGTGCGTCGCAGTGACCACGCGAACAGCAGGCTCCTGGCCCGACAGAGACTGGGCGGCGGCCCCGCACACTTCTTCGACCGCGCACAGAGCCCAACCCGATCACCGCCCACGCACGGAGAGCAGCCGCCGCCTCTACACGGCGCACATCGACACCGGCATGCACATCGTGGCAGCGGAGCCGGATTTCTCCCGCCAGTTCGGCAGTACCTCCGCCGACATCTGCGGACGAAGTCTGTATGAGCTGCTGCACCCCAGTTCCCCCTCCGTGCTCGACCGGCACTTCAACCGGCTTTCGCAAGGGCGCTGCAACCGCTTCGCCGAGCGTGTGGTCGGTCTGGGCGACGAGGGCCGGGCCTTCTCCGGAGAGCTGACAGGCATCGCCGTACAGAACACCACGGGACTCATGGCCGGCATCGTCGTACAGGTGCGGCCGGACAAGGAGGCGCCCTCCTCAGGCCCCGAGGAAGGGGTGCTCAACCCTCGCGAACGGCTTCTCAGCAAGCTCGACGCACAGGTCCTCGAGGGTGTCGCCAGCGGCTCCTCGACGGTGCAACTCGCAGCACGGCTCTACCTCAGCCGGCAGGGCGTCGAGTATCACGTCGGCCTCATGCTGCGAAAGCTCAAGGCGCCCAACAGGGCTGCTCTCGTGGCGCGTGCCCACTCCATGGGCATGCTGACCGTCGGCCAGTGGCCCCCGCGGGTCCTGCCCGAATTCATCAAGTAACGGGCGCCCTCAACAAGGTTGCGTCCCCCGGCCGCTCGTCCCCACCGCCGGCCACAAGCCTCGTGCGGGGCCGGGTGGGCTCGGCCTGCTCCTCAGCGGCCGTACCGTCGATCGGTACGGCCGCCGACTCATGTCCGGCGTCGACACGTCGACGCGGTGGGGCTGTTGCCGCGGGACGCAGCGGTCCGGCCTCCGGCGGCCGATACCGGCGGCTACTGCTCCAGCTCGCGGCTGATGAGGTCGAACAGTTCCTCGTCGCTGGCCCCGTCCAGCCGGTCGCCGAGCGACGGGCCGTGAACGTCAGGACCGGCTCCGAGGAGTTCGATCTCGCTCAACAGGGTCCGGAGCCGGGCGCCGAGCAACGAGCGGGCGTCCTGATCGGGATCCGCC
The window above is part of the Streptomyces sp. NBC_00425 genome. Proteins encoded here:
- a CDS encoding helix-turn-helix transcriptional regulator — encoded protein: MTAVHGSVTRERQQRGPGPEPVEREGELALLVELTRRTAAGDPALVMLEGPDGIGKTTLLRALVAQARAEGLRVVHTTAGQEGERLPLSTAHTLLAGLDAGAGLMPLTAWAHPPDASGANARLRELPCYDVDGSTLSFGVLAELHEVVRSAAAESPLVIVVDDAEEADTASLRFLAHTARRLAGLPVLLALARRSGADEPALNDVAALPLCRLVRPRPLTSEGIGLLTLRLLGSETDAAFQESCLAATNGNPLLATRLLTALREERLPLTADHVASVPGQDIHAFRLRAAGLLHRHPAATVQAARALAVLGDRVTPENGARLALLDSPVFARSLLALVSDGLVTSNSDGSWSFSHALLRDVVLGDMSDDERDAVHGRAARLLHDEGASPSDVAEHLCHAPSTAHHPWAAAVLRDAAREAVLHASPVRAVELLRACVPEGTEEAGDPGLLFELGVAEMRVDVEASVRHLTSALDGATEPKLRLEALVALAEALTLQGQVARAAGLLARCRSEAASTASGAADPQLMEAQLLIAASANRAAYTELLQTVSFDLSLPGDTPEQRALLATRAVISASRMDRVAEAVAAARTAIRRSTATTDDPVFLGAAASGLLYADLPHEADAVYQRLVIGADAVLGPGHRNLLALSAEAHQRLGALEQASRASAAALAGITVARATPFEALALAVRLHTLLDQGDLAQAALLEAEIPDPVQDDSWQWNEVVSARGRLYLAQEDPTRALVHFEECARRQAGWQRTSPAVSPWWYWAGRTHLALGDRASALALAERAVADARSAGLPCALGAGLELWAATMSDDQRPALLEEAEQVLTGTRAALSLARVRVARGQALQRLGYKKAAREVLRQGWEEAYGVGSLPLHTVAHRALLATGARPRRPVSRGPGALTQSESQVARLAADGRSNAYIAETLFVTRRTVEVHLTSVYRKLGLTGRRELWDSLESHGFHDAGPGQ
- a CDS encoding AAA family ATPase is translated as MLLERESALAQATAALCATEGGQGSLLVVQGPMGVGRSTFLESMAALGRDHGFVLLRAQASAAEERFRLGVVGQLVDSLRGIAVPDDLARRLRGTNAFPRESASGAARAAGALPAAPRWSELSPQQAPCWLATLLNSISEARPTVLMVDDLHWADTGSLQALSLAVAQRARRRVLFVFSVLPGDVRVRRPHVRDLLAPEECSAQPNGVGDLDRSRHETADRILELSPLGLNSVRLLVEKTLGDAPDALFVKTVAVRSGGNPLLLQAVLDEARYLRLRPTATDAAVAATLRPERLRRRLDAYLRSQPDHVRRSAYALTLLGAAADEHFVARLAELDEGGGAQAVEMLRLAGLVDQRACRLTSGTILRDLVEENMPAEERTAMRAVTAELLHRTGHPAELAAEQLMAVISLRGPEAVQILRTAADSALRRGSPRDSARYLRRALLDSSLSGQHRARLLVDLATAERSFATAAALRHVVEAAPLLESVQERADAMLRLGPLQMDPPSLRINVIRAAITDELRQSVTEDWVERELVLRLEAREHILSAQDPTHIRRALRRLRDLGPSPRLATKGERELVTSLMHIAFVANAVPAEQLAGWCTRVLEQEPPTPEHVHTTAPLAVNILAGAEQTAGAANWLREANRLAHRRGGDVEQAVIRCEQALVALADGHRAYARDKIIQADALAGPETGGLPTVCAAVLSIVALHSDEPELAEQLLTQHRLHAENQYLTALLHMARGTLAARRDEPRTALGHYRTAGRHTEQIGWKNPAVLPWLSCAALMHHRLGEHEEAVNAAQSEMNRARAWGSTTPLGRSLVVLGRVTSGRRGPELLEEAVTVLEKGNNGYELLRGLYALATHPDTRRNRRSTALGRAHDLSHEHDVPGLTEKIRTKLTEGTRKSKNHGSRLTPSELRVARLASTGLSNSEIASQLGTSSRMVEKHLTNSYRKLGISGRPELAKALRRADAEQSP
- a CDS encoding LuxR C-terminal-related transcriptional regulator — protein: MHIVAAEPDFSRQFGSTSADICGRSLYELLHPSSPSVLDRHFNRLSQGRCNRFAERVVGLGDEGRAFSGELTGIAVQNTTGLMAGIVVQVRPDKEAPSSGPEEGVLNPRERLLSKLDAQVLEGVASGSSTVQLAARLYLSRQGVEYHVGLMLRKLKAPNRAALVARAHSMGMLTVGQWPPRVLPEFIK